The following nucleotide sequence is from Corynebacterium hindlerae.
GCCAGGAGTGCCGCCAGCGGCCAGTAGTACCACCCTGTGATCGCCAGCACCGCGACGGTGGTGATGAGCATGGGGAAGAAGTTGTTGGAAAAGGACTGGAGGAATTGAGTGATCGACGTGATCGACCTGTCCAGGCGTGCGATTATCGTGCCGGTCACCTGGTTATCAAAGTATTTCTGCGGCAGGCTGAGCAACCGGGCGAAATACCGTGTGGAGAGAATCTGACGCATCCGGGCCGCCATCACATCGCCCACGTATCCGCCCAGATTGTGGATGGTGGTGTTGGCCAGCTCCGCGACTAGCAACGCCACCGCGAGCATGACAATGGTTCGAGTGACGCTGTCTGGGGTGACCTCACCACTGACAGCGGACACGATCGTGTTGGTGGCTGACCGCAGAATAAACGGCGTGACCAGCGACAGCGCCGCCACCGATACCGAGGCGCAAATGACGCCGAGATAAAAGGGCCAGAGAGCGGAAGTGCTCCGCAAGATTCGAGCTAAAGAACGCACAGCTTTCCCATCAAAATAGTTGGTGACCTAGCTACAATATCCCTTTGAGACGGGCAACGGTCCGTGAGAAGTTACATAACAAGGTGCCATATGAAACACATACCCCTGATTTCTACAAGCCTCGCAGTCGCGCTGGTGCTTACTGGTTGCGCACCCCTGGGTGAGAAACTAAATGGCAAAACAGCGGCGCAAGCAGGGGCGGAAGAACAGGTAGCGGTGACCGAGACCCCTAAACCGGAATTCTCCGCCAAGCAGGTACCGCCGACGACGGCCCAAAGCCCATTCGATACCGTCACCGACGAAGGCCTCGGAGTGGAGTGGCAGATCCGCTCCGTGCGCCAGGGGCCGACGGGCGGTGCCCAGATCCTCATCAGGATGAAAAATCTCAACAAAGATTTCGCGGTCCCACCATCAGCAATCGGCGACCCAACGCTGAGCTCCGCCGGCGGGAACGTCGCCCTGATGCAGGTGCCTGATCAAGGTCTGGATGCACCGCTGGGCGCCCTGGCGGAAACAACGATCAGCTACACCTTTAACACCTCACCGTGGAACCTCAGCAATGCCGAGCTCAAACTCGGCAACGCTGTGTTCAAGGGCTACCTGTCTCGCTAGAGCCGCCCTTCTTCTCGCAGCCTGGTCAGCACGTTGTCAGCGCTGATCAGGCACATCGGGAGCCCAACGCCAGGAGTGGTGGTGGCGCCAGCAAAATACAGCCCAGCTACTTTCGCAGTGGCGTTGCTGCCTCGCAGGAACGCCGATTGACGCAGGGTGTGTGCCAACCCAATCGCGTTGCCCTGCCAGGCGTGATAGCGCTCAGCAAAGTCCGTCGGGGCGATGCTGGCACGCGTGACGACGTTCCCCGCAATCGAGGTGCCGGTGCGGGCGTCGATAAGCGCGATAGTGCGATCGATGATCTGCTCGATGTGCGGGTCGCCGGCAGCGCCAAAATCCTCCCGCGCGGACACCGGGATCAGCACGAAAACATTAGAGTGCCCGGCAGGTGCACAATCCGGGTCAGTAGCCGACGCCTTGCATACATAAATCGAGCGGGATACCCCAGAACCGGAATCCAAGGCCGTGAAGTCCTCGTCCCAGTCGGCGTTAAGCAACAACTGGTGGTGCACCAGCTCCGGTAGCTCGCCTCGCACTCCCAGCAGCGCCACCACACAACTAATTCCCGGATCTTTGCGACTCCACTTGATACTGCGTTGCTCCGGGCGAAGCAACATCTCTGTGTGATGCATATCCGCAGCAGAAACCACAATGTCAGCGGGAATATGTTCCCGGCCGTGCTCGGTGCGCACCCGCACCCCAGTAACTTTCTTGGCACAGGTGATTTGTTCCACCTCGGTGGCGGTTCGGATCTGCACCTTGTTCTGGCGGGCCAGCTCGGCAATCACAGCGATGAGCTGAGAAAAACCGCCCATGGGGTAGCGCACGCCCTCCACCAAATCCGTGTGGGAAAGCAGGTGATACATCGCCGGGGTTCGCTTCGGGGCGCTGGAGAGGAATACCGCCGGATACTCCAACACCTGGCGGATCCGAGGGTCTGTGAAATCCCGGGATACCCACTGGTGCAAATTCAACGTCAGTAGCTGCGCCAACAGCGCGAGATTACCCAGTATGGGGCGCGTCATAAACGGCCATAGGGAGCTGAACGTGGTGTACAAAAAGGAGTCCACTGCCACTCGGTACGTCAAGGACGCAGTATCTAAATATTCGCGGGTCTTTTCGCCCGCGCCGGGCTCGAAGGATTCGAACAGCTCCGGGGCGTGGCCCGTTGTTACATCGAAAGGCTCATGACCTTCCGGAAACACGCGATAAGCAGGGGAGAGATCCACCAAGTCCAGCTGTTCTGCGGTGGATGTGCCCACGGAGGCAAAAAACCTGTCGAAGGCTTCCGGCATGAGGTACCAGCTCGGGCCCGTATCAAAGACGAACCCGTCCTGCTCGAGGCGTCCCGCCCGCCCGCCTAGCTCCGGGTTTTTCTCCACCAGTGTCACGTCGAGGCCTTCGTGACCGAGCAGGGTGGCCGTCGCTAAGCCAGCTATGCCACCTCCAATAACCACTGCACGCATTAGCGCTCCTTCAACCGTGGGGCGCAGGCCGCCGCCTTGCCCGCCAAAAAAGTCTTCCGCACCGCCGGTACCCGCACCCGCTGCGCGGCAATGTCAGACAACGTCGCAGCATCGAGGCGGTCAGTGAGGTCCTCGAACAGGTAGTACGCCGCCAGGACTCCGGTGCGCGCCGAGAGCGGCAGCACTGGAATCCCCAGATAAGCAACCCGCAGGTCCTCCCGAATTTCCGCGATGAGATCCGCTTTCGCGTCCTCGGTGAGCTCAACATAATGACGCCCCAACGCGGTGTCATCCGTGTGATAATCACGCAGAAAATTAATCAGCTGAAACGCCTTCCCCAAATGACGCGCGGCCACCACACAATTGGCTTGCGCCCGATCATTCAACGGACGCCGATGCGTGAAAATACTCAAACACATCAAGCCAATAACCTCGGCTGAACCGAACACATATTCATCACGGGACGCCGGCGTATGCCAGCCCGGAGTCACATCACTGCGCATCGAGCTGAAAAACGCCCGCAAATGCTCCGGTTCGATGCCACAGGTGCGACAGGTCCCAGCGAAAGCATGAAGCGCTGGATTCGGCGAAAACTGTAGCTCAATGGCATCGAAGGTGTCCTGTTCGAAACGATCCAACGCCTGCTTAATTTGTTCCGGAGCAAGCCCTGCCTCCGCGCCGACACCATCAACAATCTCATCTGCAATGCGCACGACCGCATACAAGTTTCGGATATGCACGCGGGTATCCGGCGCCAACAAAGAAGTGGCGAGCGAAAAACTAGTGGAGTAAGAAGCGATGACAGTTCCAGCCGCCTGGGCAGACATCCGGTTGAATTTTTCCAGAGGGGTCACTGGCACACCCTAAACTCGCACAACATCATGTCTTCCATAATCTCATGCCCCGTGCTACAAAACCCAGCCACAACCAGCTACGGTGTGTAGCTATGACTGTGAGCCCAGAACTGGTCGTGCTGACCGACGCAGCCGGAAACCCACGAGGTACCGCTCCCAAAGCGACCGTACACACCACCGACACCCCACTTCACCTGGCCTTTTCCTGCTACGTCACCCGGGAAGACGGGGCGCTGCTCATCACTCGTCGCTCGCTGCACAAACTCACGTGGCCCGGGATCTGGACGAACTCCATGTGCGGGCACCCAGGACCGGGGGAGTCCTTCGACAGCGCCATCCACCGACGTGCCAGCGTAGAACTCGGACTCCCTGCTGGCTCACTATCCGATATCACGTGTATCTTGCCGTCGTTTGAGTACCGGGCGACAGACTCCTCTGGGGTCGTCGAATGGGAAATCTGCCCCGTGCACCACGCCGTGCTCGCAGCAGGAGTCGACGTGGCACCATCCGCCGCGGAAGTGGACTCGCATGTCTGGGTGCGGCCTGCGGACCTAATTAATGCCGTGACCAGCGCCCCGTTCGCCTTTAGCCCGTGGATGGTGGAGCAGCTGTCCCACGCAGAACTTCGCAACGCGCTGTTGCGGTAGAGCTACGCTCCGATCAGGCGCTTGACTGCCTCCAGCGGGATGTGTAGCCAATCCGGTCGGTTGTTGGCCTCATACACCACTTCGTACAGGGCTTTGTCCAGGACGAGGGCGTCGAGAAGCGGGCTGGCCTGCGCCCCGTAGGCCTCCAGCATGGCAGCGGCACAATCCGCAGCCCAGCCCTCTGGATCCGCCAGATTGGAACCAAAGTGGGCGGCGTAACCGAACGACCTGATGAAGCCCGCTAGGTCTTGCAGCGGGGAGAACATCTGCCTGCGCTCGGCCAGTGGCCGGGCGGGCTCTCCCTCGAAGTCAATCAGCAAGTATTTATCCTGGGTGCGTAGGATTTGGCCCAGGTGAGCGTCGCCATGAATGCGCTGCACCGTGGCTGTCCCCGTTGCTGCCCGGGCGTACAACTCCCGGATGGCAGGCTCGAATGGACGCAACACCTCGGCTTGAGCGATCAGTGATTCCAATCGATCTGACAGCCCCTCCACTAGGGACGCTGCGGCCACCTGCTCCGTTCCGAATGCTGTGGTCAGGTCCCGGTGGACTGCGCTCAGTGCCGTCCCGATCAGGCCTGCTTCCTCGGTAAACGGCTGCATGTCTGTGGCGTAGTGTAGGGCGAGATCCCACCCTTCGCGGGAGCCGGCGGCGAAATCCTGCACCATGGCCGTGACATAGGTGTCCCCCGACCACTCGATGGTGGAATACGCGCGCAGGGCCGGGACGTATTTGCAGCCAACGTGGGATAGCCCAGAGAGCAACTCGACATCGGGGTTGATTCCTGGCTCCAGTTTGCGGAAAATTTTAGCTATCGCCGGGGATTCACCGGAGAAGATCACGGAGGAATTCGACTGCTCGGCGGCCGAGATCTTCACCGACCCATCCTCCGGAACGACAGGGCGGGACAGCACCTCGAGTTCTCCCATGCCGAAGGCCTGCTCCGCCAGGAATGCGTCCCGCAGTGCCGCGAGTTCATCTGGCAGCACGTCGTCGTCGCCGGAGAGCACCAGCTGGTACAAGTCACCGTCGATGTCGGCCAGCACCCAGCGAGCGTCGCCCACTGGGGTGGATTGCAGCTGGGTCAGTGAGGTGATTCCGGCTTGTTTGGACCGGAAAAAGCGTTGTGCGGCAAGGTTTTCGTACACGTCGTATGCCCCCTTTACCGGGTCAGATCGAACCAGAAGAACCCATGGGGAGCTAGTGTCACTGTCCAGTCGCGATCGTCGATTTTCGGGAAGTCAGCGCCACCGGTGAGCTCCCGCGGAACCACCCGCACGAACTCCGAAAGGTCTAACGACACTGCCTGTGGCCGTTTGGACAAGTTGTTCACACACAAAATGGTTTGCTGCCCATATTCCCGCAAGTAGGCGAATACCGCGTTGTTGGTCGATTCGATCTCGCGGAATGACCCCAGGCCAAAGGCCTTGTACTGCTTGCGGACGTGAATCAGGGAACGAGTCCACTTGAGCAGGGAATTTTCCTGGTTCATCTGGGTTTCCACATTGACCGCGCCGTAGCCGTACTGCGCATTTTGGATTGCAGGAAGGAACAGGCGCTCTGGGTCGGCTTTGGAAAAACCGCCGTTGCGGTCCGCATTCCACTGCATCGGGGTGCGCACGCCGTCGCGGTCGTGCAACCAGATGTTGTCGCCCATGCCGATCTCGTCGCCGTAGTACAGCACCGGCGAGCCAGGCAGGGATAGGAGCATGGCGTGAAAGAGCTCGAGCTGGTTGCGGTCGCCGTCGAGAAGCGGCGCTAGACGACGCCTAATTCCCACATTCGCGCGCATCCGAGGTTCCTTCGCGTACTGCGAATACATGAAGGCACGTTCTTCATCGGTGACCATCTCCAGGGTCAGCTCGTCGTGATTACGCAGGAAGATGCCCCATTGTGCGGAACTTGGGATAGCCGGGGTGTCCCGGATGATGTTGGAAATCGGGGTGCGGGATTCTTTGCGAACTGCCATGAACAGGCGTGGCATCAGTGGGAAGTGGAATGCCATGTGGCACTCGTCGCCTACCACGGGCTCTCCGAAGTATTCCACCACGTCTTGGGGCCACTGATTCGCTTCCGCGAGGAGCACCCGACCTGGGTATTCTTGCTCGATGACCTGTCGGCACAGCTTCAAAAAGCCGTGGGTTTCTGGGAGATTTTCGCCGTTGGTTCCAGGGCGTTCGTAGAGGTACGGCACGGCGTCGAGTCGGAAACCGTCCAGGCCGAGGTCGAGCCAGAAGCGCATCGCATCCAGCATTGCGTCCTGAACAGCGGGGTTGTCGTAGTTGAGGTCCGGTTGGTGGCTGAAGAACCGGTGCCAGTAGTACTGGCCACGCACCGGGTCAAAGGTCCAGTTGGACTCCTCGGTGTCGATGAAAATAATTCGGGCATCTTGGTAGAGCTCGTCGGTGTCGCTCCACACGTAGAAGTCGCCGTAGGGGCCTTCCGGGTCACGTCGGGACTCCACGAACCATGGGTGTTGGTCCGAGGTGTGGTTCATGACCAGGTCGGTAATCACGCGGATGCCTCGCTGGTGGGCTTTGTCTACCAACTCAACGAAGTCATCCACGGTGCCGAACTCAGGGAGAATTTCGCGGAAGTTGCGGATGTCGTAGCCGCCGTCCTTCAGTGGGGAATCGTAGAACGGCGGGATCCAGATGCAATCGACTCCCAACCATTGCAGGTAGTCCAACTTGCTGGTGAGGCCTGCGAGGTCGCCGATGCCGTCATTGTTGTCGTCCGCGAAGGCGCGGACGAGGACTTCGTAAAAGACTGCTTCCTTGTACCACTCGGGTTGTGAGCGCTCCCAGGGTTCTTCGCCAGGTGCCGGGGCAGGCGTGCGGAAGGAATCGGAGGATGGCTCGACGACGAATCCTTGATCGTCAACTAGTGGGGTAGTGGAGATTGGTTCAGTCATACCCACCAGCGTAGGCAAAGTGCTGCTGTCATGTCGTGCCCGTCACTGTTATGGTTAGTGACATAGCTAACACCAAAGGAGACCTCTATGAGAAACCTCAAGCTCGGTGCTATCGCACTAGCAGCGGGAACCTCTGCACTTGCTGTCTATGATTTCGTGCAACCCAAGCACTCCATCAGGCGGAATTTTCCCGTTGTCGGCCGAGCTCGTTGGATCGCGGAATCCCTCCGCGCTCCAGTCCAGCAGTACTTCGTGGAATCTGACACGGACGGCGCACCATTTGACCGCGAGACCCGCACCATGGTGTACCAGCAAGCAAAGAACCTTGGCGCTGAGGAAGCATTCGGAACTGAGCGTGACCTGCTTAAGCCTGGTCGTGATCACATCATGCACTCCGCACATCCAGCGCCGATGATGACCGAGGCTCCGAAGGTGCGTCTCGGCGGGCCGGATTGCACCCAACCCTTCGACATTCCGCTGTTCAACATCTCCTCCATGTCCTACGGCTCGCTATCCAAGAACGCCGTGCTGGCCATGAACAAGGGCGCCGCGATGGGTGGCTTTGTCCACGAAACCGGTGAAGGTGGCCTTACCCAGTACCACCTGAAATACGGCGCTGACCTGGTGTGGGAGATCGGCTCCGGCTACTTCGGCTGTCGCAATGCTGACGGAACCTTCAGCCCGGAGAAGTTCGCGGAAAAAGCCAAGATCCCGAATGTGAAGGCCATCCTGATCAAGCTCAGCCAGGGCGCGAAGCCAGGCATGGGCGGTATGCTGCCGGGCGAGAAGGTCACCGCTGAGTTGGCGGAAATCCGCGGCATCCCGGAGGGGGAGGACTGCCTGTCCCCAGCGAGCCACAGCGCCTTCACGACGCCCACCGAGCTTATGCACTTTGTAAAGAAGCTCCGCGATCTCTCTGGCGGTAAACCAGTGGGCTTCAAACTGTGCGTCGGCACCCGTCATGAGGTGCTTTGTATGGTCAAGGCGATGGTGGCTACCGGGATTACCCCGGACTT
It contains:
- the crtI gene encoding phytoene desaturase family protein; this encodes MRAVVIGGGIAGLATATLLGHEGLDVTLVEKNPELGGRAGRLEQDGFVFDTGPSWYLMPEAFDRFFASVGTSTAEQLDLVDLSPAYRVFPEGHEPFDVTTGHAPELFESFEPGAGEKTREYLDTASLTYRVAVDSFLYTTFSSLWPFMTRPILGNLALLAQLLTLNLHQWVSRDFTDPRIRQVLEYPAVFLSSAPKRTPAMYHLLSHTDLVEGVRYPMGGFSQLIAVIAELARQNKVQIRTATEVEQITCAKKVTGVRVRTEHGREHIPADIVVSAADMHHTEMLLRPEQRSIKWSRKDPGISCVVALLGVRGELPELVHHQLLLNADWDEDFTALDSGSGVSRSIYVCKASATDPDCAPAGHSNVFVLIPVSAREDFGAAGDPHIEQIIDRTIALIDARTGTSIAGNVVTRASIAPTDFAERYHAWQGNAIGLAHTLRQSAFLRGSNATAKVAGLYFAGATTTPGVGLPMCLISADNVLTRLREEGRL
- a CDS encoding phytoene/squalene synthase family protein, whose protein sequence is MTPLEKFNRMSAQAAGTVIASYSTSFSLATSLLAPDTRVHIRNLYAVVRIADEIVDGVGAEAGLAPEQIKQALDRFEQDTFDAIELQFSPNPALHAFAGTCRTCGIEPEHLRAFFSSMRSDVTPGWHTPASRDEYVFGSAEVIGLMCLSIFTHRRPLNDRAQANCVVAARHLGKAFQLINFLRDYHTDDTALGRHYVELTEDAKADLIAEIREDLRVAYLGIPVLPLSARTGVLAAYYLFEDLTDRLDAATLSDIAAQRVRVPAVRKTFLAGKAAACAPRLKER
- the idi gene encoding isopentenyl-diphosphate Delta-isomerase; the protein is MTVSPELVVLTDAAGNPRGTAPKATVHTTDTPLHLAFSCYVTREDGALLITRRSLHKLTWPGIWTNSMCGHPGPGESFDSAIHRRASVELGLPAGSLSDITCILPSFEYRATDSSGVVEWEICPVHHAVLAAGVDVAPSAAEVDSHVWVRPADLINAVTSAPFAFSPWMVEQLSHAELRNALLR
- the treS gene encoding maltose alpha-D-glucosyltransferase; protein product: MTEPISTTPLVDDQGFVVEPSSDSFRTPAPAPGEEPWERSQPEWYKEAVFYEVLVRAFADDNNDGIGDLAGLTSKLDYLQWLGVDCIWIPPFYDSPLKDGGYDIRNFREILPEFGTVDDFVELVDKAHQRGIRVITDLVMNHTSDQHPWFVESRRDPEGPYGDFYVWSDTDELYQDARIIFIDTEESNWTFDPVRGQYYWHRFFSHQPDLNYDNPAVQDAMLDAMRFWLDLGLDGFRLDAVPYLYERPGTNGENLPETHGFLKLCRQVIEQEYPGRVLLAEANQWPQDVVEYFGEPVVGDECHMAFHFPLMPRLFMAVRKESRTPISNIIRDTPAIPSSAQWGIFLRNHDELTLEMVTDEERAFMYSQYAKEPRMRANVGIRRRLAPLLDGDRNQLELFHAMLLSLPGSPVLYYGDEIGMGDNIWLHDRDGVRTPMQWNADRNGGFSKADPERLFLPAIQNAQYGYGAVNVETQMNQENSLLKWTRSLIHVRKQYKAFGLGSFREIESTNNAVFAYLREYGQQTILCVNNLSKRPQAVSLDLSEFVRVVPRELTGGADFPKIDDRDWTVTLAPHGFFWFDLTR
- a CDS encoding FMN-binding glutamate synthase family protein, with amino-acid sequence MRNLKLGAIALAAGTSALAVYDFVQPKHSIRRNFPVVGRARWIAESLRAPVQQYFVESDTDGAPFDRETRTMVYQQAKNLGAEEAFGTERDLLKPGRDHIMHSAHPAPMMTEAPKVRLGGPDCTQPFDIPLFNISSMSYGSLSKNAVLAMNKGAAMGGFVHETGEGGLTQYHLKYGADLVWEIGSGYFGCRNADGTFSPEKFAEKAKIPNVKAILIKLSQGAKPGMGGMLPGEKVTAELAEIRGIPEGEDCLSPASHSAFTTPTELMHFVKKLRDLSGGKPVGFKLCVGTRHEVLCMVKAMVATGITPDFITVDGAEGGTGAAPLEFLDRVGTPLSEGLIVVHNALVGCNLRENIAIGAAGKIVGGADIIRRLAIGADFTNSARGMMMAVGCIQAKECHSNECPAGVATQNPRFYRGLDVDNKAERVKNYQANTLKSAMRILSAMGLTDFRDLGPAHIVRRIDPTQARPYEDIFDWLAPGSLLNNEAPYDWQRDFDRASADTYTVPPTRAGLVRTRQEP